The following coding sequences lie in one Pseudomonas svalbardensis genomic window:
- a CDS encoding TIGR03364 family FAD-dependent oxidoreductase: MTQHNDMLIVGAGILGLSHAYAAAKRGLKVTVFERSETPLGASVRNFGQALVTGQPPGPMLELAKASREIWGQLAQLAGLQLKRNGSYLFARTEAEEHLLEAFCAGRAVEHGYRVDLLHGAALRDLYGGQFSHHRAALHGMDDQQLYSREAIPALIDYLRRELGVAFHFSTLVRDIEPGRLHSTAGAFTAEQIIVCSGHDYQTLLAEPIAELNPQICRLQMLRARSQINLNLQHALLTGLSCVHYGAFADLPEAAAVHAQIMREEPHLHENGIHLLISPTPHGELIIGDSHHYGSDPSPFNAEQVDNWMIELAEQTLGCKVQVVERWQGVYGSRGPGPFSFLRPMPGVSVALMHSGVGMSVGPAMAERNVATVLGER; this comes from the coding sequence ATGACACAACACAACGACATGCTGATCGTCGGCGCCGGCATCCTCGGCCTGTCCCACGCCTACGCCGCCGCCAAGCGCGGTCTGAAAGTCACCGTTTTCGAGCGCAGCGAAACGCCCTTAGGCGCATCGGTACGCAACTTCGGTCAGGCATTGGTAACCGGCCAACCACCGGGCCCGATGCTCGAACTGGCCAAAGCCAGTCGCGAAATATGGGGCCAATTGGCACAGCTCGCCGGTCTGCAGCTCAAGCGCAACGGCTCGTACCTGTTTGCCCGCACCGAAGCCGAAGAACACCTGCTGGAAGCCTTCTGCGCCGGCCGCGCCGTGGAACACGGTTACCGCGTCGACCTGCTGCATGGCGCTGCGTTGCGTGACTTGTATGGCGGCCAATTCAGCCATCACCGCGCCGCGTTGCACGGCATGGACGATCAGCAACTGTATTCCCGTGAAGCCATTCCAGCGCTGATCGACTATCTGCGCCGCGAACTCGGCGTCGCGTTTCACTTCTCCACACTCGTGCGCGATATCGAGCCTGGCCGCTTGCACAGCACCGCCGGGGCCTTCACTGCCGAACAGATCATCGTCTGTTCCGGCCACGATTATCAGACGTTGCTGGCCGAGCCGATCGCCGAACTCAACCCGCAAATTTGTCGTTTGCAAATGCTCCGCGCTCGGTCGCAAATCAACCTCAACCTGCAACACGCCTTGCTCACCGGTTTGAGCTGCGTGCACTACGGCGCCTTCGCCGATCTGCCGGAAGCGGCGGCGGTGCACGCGCAAATCATGCGAGAGGAACCGCATCTGCATGAAAACGGCATTCACCTGCTGATCAGCCCGACGCCTCACGGTGAATTGATCATCGGCGACTCCCACCATTACGGCAGCGACCCGTCGCCGTTCAACGCCGAGCAAGTGGACAACTGGATGATTGAACTGGCCGAGCAGACGTTGGGTTGCAAGGTGCAAGTGGTGGAACGCTGGCAGGGTGTCTATGGTTCTCGTGGGCCGGGGCCGTTCTCGTTCCTGCGTCCGATGCCGGGCGTGAGCGTGGCACTGATGCACAGTGGTGTCGGCATGAGCGTCGGGCCGGCGATGGCTGAACGCAACGTAGCGACTGTGTTGGGAGAGCGTTGA
- a CDS encoding phosphonate degradation HD-domain oxygenase, whose protein sequence is MDRNEQVIAEVFGLYERFGDRDYIGEPVSQIEHMSQAAELALAEGFDDEVVLAAFFHDIGHICAESAENMGGFGVVSHERLGAEYLRRAGFSERMARLVEYHVQAKRYLTLKEPGYYERLSEASRRTLEYQGGVMTAAEAEAFEKDPLCEVSLRMRQWDEQAKDMWVPVIDLKILKAKASALLAKSKSPATETSFATDA, encoded by the coding sequence ATGGACCGCAATGAGCAAGTGATCGCCGAGGTGTTCGGTCTGTATGAGCGCTTTGGTGACCGCGATTATATCGGCGAGCCGGTCTCGCAGATCGAGCACATGTCCCAGGCCGCCGAACTGGCCCTGGCCGAGGGCTTCGATGACGAAGTGGTGCTGGCGGCATTCTTCCATGACATCGGGCATATCTGCGCCGAGAGTGCCGAGAACATGGGCGGCTTCGGCGTGGTCAGTCACGAGCGTCTGGGCGCCGAATACTTGCGTCGTGCAGGTTTCAGCGAGCGCATGGCGCGGCTTGTGGAATACCACGTTCAGGCCAAGCGCTACCTGACGCTGAAAGAGCCTGGGTACTACGAGCGCTTGAGTGAAGCCAGTCGCCGCACTCTGGAGTATCAGGGCGGGGTGATGACCGCTGCCGAGGCTGAAGCCTTCGAGAAGGATCCGTTGTGCGAGGTCAGTTTGCGGATGCGCCAGTGGGATGAGCAGGCGAAGGACATGTGGGTGCCGGTGATCGACCTCAAAATATTGAAGGCGAAAGCATCAGCGTTGCTGGCCAAGAGCAAGTCTCCTGCAACGGAGACGTCTTTTGCGACGGATGCTTAG
- a CDS encoding DUF2868 domain-containing protein translates to MTELNNLWLTETIRLREEHAGPLDDLEANRLARSAGGDLPSRIQRRALWLADRDGLTSALKHWLQGARLALLVLAVLAVASGAGLALAALGDGQPPVNVFWALGSLLGLNLILLLSWALGLAFAGEHGATLGRLWLWLSEKLARDAKAAQLAPALLLLLQRQKLNRWAVGVLVNGLWLLAMLSALVMLLMLMATRRYGFVWETTLLSGDTFVAMTQALGALPAMLGFNVPTVEMIRASDDAALNIESARQAWATWLVGVLVVYGVLPRLLLALFCLWRWKTGQATLHLDLNLPGYAQLRERLMPTSERLGISDAAPEQLHRIESGVNDLPSDGALLVAIELDDQRPWPPPLPKTVGNAGILDSRESRNKLLEQLSRFPPARLAIACDPRRSPDRGSLALIAELARNASATRVWLLQAPPGEALDAERLGDWHVALQQLDLPFADCAPLNWLESGHD, encoded by the coding sequence GTGACTGAACTGAATAACCTCTGGTTGACGGAAACCATTCGCCTGCGCGAAGAACACGCCGGCCCCCTGGATGATCTGGAAGCCAACCGACTGGCCCGCAGCGCGGGCGGTGATTTGCCGTCACGCATTCAACGCCGCGCCCTGTGGCTGGCGGACCGCGACGGGCTGACCAGCGCCCTCAAACATTGGCTGCAAGGTGCGCGGCTGGCACTGTTGGTATTGGCTGTTCTCGCCGTTGCCAGCGGCGCCGGCCTGGCGCTTGCCGCGCTGGGCGACGGACAACCCCCGGTCAATGTGTTCTGGGCCTTGGGCAGTTTGCTTGGGCTGAACCTGATTCTGTTGCTGAGCTGGGCGTTGGGCCTTGCCTTCGCCGGCGAACACGGCGCCACCCTCGGCCGCTTGTGGTTATGGCTCAGCGAAAAACTCGCTCGCGATGCCAAAGCGGCGCAACTGGCGCCGGCCCTGCTGCTATTGCTGCAACGACAAAAACTCAATCGCTGGGCGGTCGGCGTACTGGTCAACGGTTTGTGGTTGCTGGCGATGCTCAGCGCTCTGGTGATGCTGTTGATGCTGATGGCGACCCGGCGTTACGGCTTCGTCTGGGAAACCACCCTCCTCAGCGGCGACACCTTCGTCGCCATGACTCAGGCTCTCGGAGCCCTTCCGGCCATGCTTGGTTTCAACGTTCCGACCGTAGAAATGATCCGCGCCAGCGACGATGCCGCGCTGAACATCGAAAGCGCCCGTCAGGCCTGGGCAACATGGCTGGTCGGTGTGTTGGTGGTCTACGGTGTTTTGCCGCGTCTGTTGTTGGCGCTGTTTTGCCTGTGGCGCTGGAAAACCGGCCAAGCGACATTACATCTGGATTTGAACCTGCCCGGTTATGCCCAACTGCGCGAACGGCTGATGCCGACCAGTGAACGCCTGGGCATCAGCGACGCTGCGCCAGAGCAATTGCATCGTATTGAAAGCGGCGTCAACGACCTGCCAAGCGATGGCGCACTGTTGGTGGCCATCGAGCTGGACGATCAACGCCCCTGGCCGCCGCCACTGCCGAAAACCGTGGGCAACGCCGGGATTCTCGACAGTCGCGAATCGCGCAACAAACTTCTCGAACAGCTGAGCCGTTTCCCTCCGGCCCGATTGGCCATCGCTTGCGATCCGCGACGTTCGCCAGACCGCGGCAGTCTGGCACTGATCGCCGAACTGGCGCGCAACGCCAGCGCCACCCGCGTCTGGCTGCTGCAAGCACCACCGGGCGAAGCGCTGGATGCCGAAAGGCTGGGCGACTGGCACGTGGCGTTGCAGCAGTTGGACTTGCCGTTCGCCGATTGCGCGCCGTTGAACTGGCTGGAGAGCGGTCATGACTAA
- a CDS encoding putative 2-aminoethylphosphonate ABC transporter permease subunit — protein MSANLALPIPHKQVRQTSRAEIGDRVFVVGGKVLLLVLLGVAVLMPLLAIFWRGFSSEAGQGGGLVAARELVTSANFHWLLGNSLKVSLSVAAIVVPLAYLFAYALQRTLIPGKGIWRGMSLLPLMAPSMLPGIALVYLFGNQGMLRGLLSDNIYGFWGIVLGEVIYTFPHALMILLSALSLADARLFDAASSMGASPAKAFRSITWPATRQAVFAAFCLVFTLTITDFGVPVVVGGDYQVLALEAYKAVVGQQQFGRGALIGMVLLLPALFSFGVDAWLRRRHGDSMSGRAQVFQPAPSKLRDGCYLAIVLLICAVLLLVFGMAVYSSLVKFWPYNLSLSLNHYQFNDTAGGGWLAYGNSVKMALCTALIGSVLIFTGAYLMEKTKGQRGLNLTLRMLSFVPMAVPGLVLGLGYVFFFNLTGNPLHVFYGTMTLLVVCTIAHYLTTAQMTATTALRQLDAEFEAAALSLKAPLYRHYLRVTVPICLPALLDIVRYLFVSAMTTVSAAIFLYSPDTILAAVAVLNMDDAGNVGGAAAMSTLILFTSAGVSLLLAWASRGLLRRSQAWRQTAPGN, from the coding sequence ATGAGCGCGAACCTCGCGCTGCCGATACCGCACAAGCAGGTTCGGCAGACCTCCCGTGCCGAAATCGGCGACCGGGTGTTCGTGGTCGGCGGCAAAGTCCTTTTGCTGGTGTTGCTCGGCGTCGCGGTATTGATGCCGTTGCTGGCGATCTTCTGGCGCGGTTTCAGTTCTGAGGCGGGGCAGGGCGGTGGTCTGGTCGCCGCCCGTGAATTGGTGACCAGTGCCAATTTCCACTGGTTGCTCGGCAACAGCCTGAAAGTGTCTCTCAGTGTCGCTGCGATTGTCGTACCGCTGGCTTACCTGTTTGCCTACGCCCTGCAACGCACATTGATACCGGGCAAAGGCATCTGGCGTGGCATGTCACTGTTGCCACTGATGGCGCCGTCGATGCTGCCGGGCATTGCGCTGGTTTATCTGTTCGGCAACCAGGGCATGCTGCGCGGTTTGCTCTCGGACAATATCTACGGCTTCTGGGGCATTGTTCTGGGCGAGGTCATCTACACCTTCCCACACGCGCTGATGATTCTGCTGTCGGCGCTGTCCCTGGCGGATGCGCGACTGTTCGATGCTGCCTCCAGCATGGGCGCCAGCCCGGCGAAAGCTTTCCGTAGCATCACTTGGCCGGCGACTCGTCAGGCGGTGTTCGCGGCGTTCTGTCTGGTGTTCACCCTGACCATCACCGACTTCGGCGTGCCCGTGGTGGTCGGTGGCGATTATCAAGTACTGGCGCTGGAAGCCTACAAAGCCGTGGTTGGCCAACAACAGTTCGGCCGCGGCGCGTTGATCGGCATGGTCCTGCTGCTGCCAGCGCTGTTCAGCTTTGGTGTCGACGCCTGGCTGCGTCGGCGTCACGGCGACTCCATGAGCGGTCGGGCGCAAGTCTTTCAACCGGCGCCGTCGAAACTGCGGGACGGTTGCTACCTGGCCATCGTGCTGCTGATCTGCGCGGTGTTGCTGCTGGTGTTCGGCATGGCGGTGTATTCGTCGCTGGTGAAATTCTGGCCGTACAACCTGTCGCTGTCGCTCAACCATTACCAGTTCAACGACACGGCGGGCGGTGGCTGGCTGGCCTACGGCAACAGCGTGAAGATGGCCTTGTGCACGGCGTTGATCGGCAGCGTGCTGATCTTTACCGGCGCGTACCTGATGGAAAAAACCAAGGGCCAGCGCGGGTTGAATCTGACCCTGCGCATGCTCAGTTTCGTACCGATGGCGGTGCCGGGTCTGGTGCTGGGCCTGGGTTACGTCTTCTTCTTCAACCTCACCGGCAACCCGCTGCATGTGTTCTACGGGACCATGACCCTGCTGGTGGTCTGCACCATTGCTCACTATTTGACCACTGCGCAAATGACCGCCACCACCGCGCTGCGCCAACTCGATGCCGAGTTCGAAGCCGCCGCGCTGTCGCTCAAGGCGCCGCTGTATCGGCATTACCTGCGCGTCACCGTGCCGATCTGCCTGCCGGCGCTGCTGGACATCGTGCGCTACCTGTTCGTCTCGGCCATGACCACCGTCTCGGCGGCGATCTTCCTCTACAGCCCCGACACCATCCTTGCGGCCGTGGCGGTGCTGAACATGGACGACGCCGGCAACGTCGGCGGCGCGGCAGCGATGTCGACCCTGATTCTGTTCACCTCGGCGGGCGTGTCGCTGCTGCTGGCCTGGGCCTCGCGCGGTTTGCTGCGCCGTTCCCAGGCCTGGCGGCAGACCGCGCCTGGCAATTGA
- a CDS encoding dihydrofolate reductase: MTKSLPLSLIAALGENRVIGVDNSMPWHLPGDFKYFKATTLGKPIIMGRKTWDSLGRPLPGRLNIVVSRQADLLLEGAEVYPSLEAAVVRAEEWAREQGVDELMLIGGAQLYAQGMARADRLYLTRVALSPEGDAWFPEFDLKEWKLVSNTENPAVDDKPAYNFEVWEKS, translated from the coding sequence ATGACTAAATCACTCCCCCTCAGCCTGATTGCAGCCCTCGGTGAAAACCGTGTGATCGGCGTCGACAACAGCATGCCCTGGCACTTGCCGGGGGACTTCAAATACTTCAAGGCCACCACCCTGGGCAAGCCGATCATCATGGGTCGCAAGACCTGGGATTCCCTCGGTCGTCCGTTGCCGGGCCGGTTGAACATCGTGGTCAGTCGTCAGGCGGATCTGCTGCTGGAAGGCGCGGAGGTTTATCCGTCGCTGGAGGCTGCAGTGGTTCGCGCTGAAGAGTGGGCTCGGGAACAGGGTGTCGATGAGCTGATGCTGATTGGCGGCGCGCAATTGTATGCGCAGGGGATGGCTCGGGCTGATCGGTTGTATTTGACGCGCGTGGCGCTGAGCCCGGAAGGGGATGCGTGGTTTCCGGAGTTTGATTTGAAAGAGTGGAAACTGGTGTCGAACACCGAGAATCCGGCTGTGGATGACAAGCCGGCGTACAACTTCGAAGTGTGGGAAAAGTCTTAA
- a CDS encoding L-cystine transporter: MNLPLILNLLVFLALLFGLAQTRHTTWSLAKKVLLALVLGVVFGVALHTVYGAGNPVLKASIGWFDLVGNGYVQLLQMIVIPLVFASILSAVARLHNASSLGKISFLTIGTLLFTTALAALIGIGLTNLFGLTAEGLVAGTQEMARLQTIQTDYAGKVADLNVPQLLLSFIPQNPFADLARAKPTSIISVVIFAAFLGVAALQLLKDDVEKGQKVINAIDTLQAWVMRLVRLVMKLTPYGVLALMTKVVAGSNLQDIIKLGSFVVVSYIGLGLMFVVHGLLVSAAGINPLRFFRKIWPVLTFAFTSRSSAATIPLSIEAQTSRLGIPQSIASFAASFGATIGQNGCAGLYPAMLAVMVAPTVGINPLDPLWIATLVAIVTLSSAGVAGVGGGATFAALIVLPAMGLPVSLVALLISVEPLIDMGRTALNVSGSITAGAITSQIMQQTDKELLHADEHSELAHA, encoded by the coding sequence ATGAATCTGCCGCTGATCCTCAATCTGCTGGTGTTCCTCGCCCTGCTCTTTGGCCTGGCGCAAACCCGTCACACCACATGGAGCCTGGCGAAAAAAGTCCTGCTCGCGTTGGTGCTGGGCGTGGTCTTCGGTGTGGCTCTGCACACCGTTTACGGTGCCGGCAACCCGGTACTGAAAGCCTCGATCGGCTGGTTCGATCTGGTAGGCAACGGTTACGTGCAGTTGCTGCAAATGATCGTGATCCCGCTGGTGTTCGCCTCGATCCTCAGTGCCGTGGCCCGTCTGCACAACGCCTCGTCGCTGGGCAAGATCAGCTTCCTGACCATCGGCACGCTGTTGTTTACCACGGCCCTCGCGGCGCTGATCGGTATCGGTTTGACCAACCTGTTTGGTTTGACCGCCGAAGGCCTGGTGGCCGGCACTCAGGAAATGGCCCGTCTGCAAACCATCCAGACCGACTACGCGGGCAAGGTTGCCGACCTGAATGTGCCGCAGCTGTTGCTGTCGTTCATTCCGCAAAACCCGTTCGCCGACCTCGCTCGCGCGAAGCCGACCTCGATCATCAGCGTGGTGATTTTTGCTGCGTTCCTTGGCGTCGCAGCGCTGCAACTGCTGAAAGATGACGTCGAAAAAGGTCAGAAAGTGATCAACGCCATCGACACCCTGCAAGCCTGGGTGATGCGTCTGGTGCGTCTGGTGATGAAGCTGACCCCGTACGGTGTATTGGCTCTGATGACCAAAGTGGTCGCCGGCTCCAACCTGCAGGACATCATCAAACTTGGCAGTTTCGTGGTGGTTTCCTACATCGGACTGGGCCTGATGTTCGTGGTCCATGGCTTGCTGGTGTCGGCCGCCGGGATCAATCCGCTGCGCTTTTTCCGCAAGATCTGGCCGGTGCTGACGTTTGCTTTCACCAGCCGCTCCAGCGCCGCGACCATTCCGCTGAGCATCGAAGCCCAGACCAGCCGTTTGGGTATTCCACAATCCATCGCCAGTTTCGCCGCCTCGTTCGGCGCGACCATTGGCCAGAATGGTTGTGCCGGTCTGTACCCGGCGATGTTGGCGGTGATGGTTGCGCCAACCGTGGGCATCAACCCGCTGGACCCGCTGTGGATCGCGACGCTGGTGGCGATTGTGACGCTGAGCTCGGCCGGTGTGGCCGGCGTGGGCGGTGGCGCGACGTTTGCCGCGTTGATCGTGCTGCCCGCGATGGGCTTGCCGGTGTCACTGGTGGCGTTGCTGATTTCGGTTGAGCCGCTGATTGACATGGGCCGTACGGCGTTGAACGTCAGCGGTTCGATAACGGCCGGTGCGATTACCAGCCAGATCATGCAGCAGACCGATAAAGAACTGCTACATGCGGATGAGCATTCGGAGTTGGCTCACGCTTAA
- a CDS encoding transposase: MFSCAGIDVSKDTLEVRINPQDVGASHLNTASDFLALIDWLKRYQVSRVLLEATGGYEREVMKALQAAGFEVLRINPRRARDFAKAMGQRAKTDPIDARLLAQFAEVIKSPSNRITSPEQDNLRALVQQRENFVQQQGDDIRRLKTASADTVKPCLRSHIDYLCQAIKSIEKLIRQTAKDLDSDKTARLCSVKGIGLVTAASLMAYLPELGEVGRHEIAALAGIAPYNDDSGKHEGPRHISGGRFAARRAMYMACWVVIQRQPEFKARYDALRHKGKCAKVALIACMRVLLIRLNAMIRDRTEWKEPLA; encoded by the coding sequence ATGTTTTCCTGCGCAGGCATCGATGTTTCCAAAGATACCCTTGAAGTTCGGATTAACCCGCAAGACGTTGGCGCGAGTCACCTCAATACCGCCAGTGATTTCCTTGCGCTGATTGACTGGTTAAAGCGCTATCAGGTCAGCCGCGTATTGCTGGAAGCCACCGGCGGCTATGAGCGAGAGGTCATGAAAGCGCTTCAGGCTGCCGGCTTCGAAGTCTTGCGGATCAACCCTCGCCGAGCCAGGGATTTTGCCAAGGCCATGGGGCAGCGCGCTAAAACCGACCCGATAGATGCGCGGCTGCTCGCGCAGTTTGCCGAAGTCATAAAGTCGCCAAGCAACCGAATCACCAGCCCTGAACAGGACAATTTGCGTGCGCTGGTACAGCAGCGCGAAAATTTTGTTCAGCAGCAAGGCGACGATATACGGCGCCTTAAAACAGCCTCTGCTGACACGGTAAAACCCTGTCTGCGAAGTCATATCGACTATTTATGCCAAGCCATAAAGTCGATAGAAAAGCTGATCCGTCAAACTGCTAAAGACCTGGACAGTGATAAAACGGCCCGTTTGTGCTCGGTCAAGGGTATAGGGCTCGTGACGGCAGCCAGCTTGATGGCCTACTTACCCGAGCTGGGCGAGGTTGGACGGCACGAGATTGCAGCGCTGGCAGGCATAGCCCCCTACAACGACGACAGTGGCAAGCATGAAGGCCCCCGCCACATTAGCGGCGGCAGGTTTGCTGCGCGTCGGGCAATGTACATGGCGTGCTGGGTGGTGATTCAGCGACAGCCTGAGTTCAAAGCGCGGTATGACGCACTGCGTCATAAGGGTAAATGCGCAAAAGTAGCGCTCATCGCCTGTATGCGTGTGTTGTTGATACGGCTGAACGCCATGATCCGAGACCGAACCGAGTGGAAAGAACCCTTGGCCTAA
- a CDS encoding GTPase/DUF3482 domain-containing protein — protein MTNPWKAPLKLAVVGHTNVGKTSLLRTLTRDVGFGEVSHRPSTTRHVEGARLSVDGEPLLDLFDTPGLEDAIALLDYLERLERPGERLDGPARLARFLEGSEARQRFEQEAKVLRQLLTCDAGLYVIDAREPVLAKYRDELEVLASCGKPLLPVLNFVSSANHREPDWREALARLGLHALVRFDSVAPPEDGERRLYESLALLLENARPQLERLIADQQAQRQARQQSAARLIAELLIDCAACRRSVVSEAEQEQQAINELRKAVRQREQRCVEALLKLYAFRPQDAAASDLPLLDGRWGDDLFNPETLKQLGVRVGGGIAAGAAAGAGVDLLVGGLTLGAAALAGAIAGGALQTARSYGSRLMGKIKGQRELTVDDGVLRLLALRQRQLLQALNARGHAAMDSIQVATPQDKSWREGKLPEALNKARAHPQWSPLNAHPKLNQAQRQEQIEVLAQQL, from the coding sequence ATGACTAATCCATGGAAAGCGCCCTTGAAGCTCGCGGTAGTCGGCCACACCAACGTCGGCAAAACCTCGTTGCTGCGCACCCTGACCCGCGATGTCGGTTTCGGTGAGGTGTCTCATCGCCCCAGCACCACACGACACGTCGAGGGCGCACGATTGTCGGTGGACGGCGAGCCGTTGCTCGATCTCTTCGACACGCCGGGCCTGGAAGACGCCATCGCCCTGCTCGACTACCTCGAACGTCTGGAACGACCGGGTGAACGCCTGGACGGCCCGGCACGTCTTGCGCGTTTCCTTGAAGGCAGCGAAGCCCGGCAGCGTTTCGAACAGGAAGCCAAGGTGCTGCGGCAACTGCTGACCTGCGACGCCGGTCTCTACGTGATCGATGCCCGGGAACCGGTGCTGGCCAAATACCGTGATGAGCTGGAAGTGTTGGCCAGCTGCGGAAAACCGTTGCTGCCGGTGCTGAATTTTGTCAGCAGCGCCAACCATCGCGAGCCGGATTGGCGCGAAGCGTTGGCACGTCTGGGCTTGCACGCCTTGGTGCGTTTCGACAGCGTCGCACCGCCGGAGGATGGCGAACGTCGACTGTATGAAAGCCTCGCACTGCTGCTGGAAAACGCCCGCCCGCAACTGGAACGCCTGATCGCCGATCAGCAAGCCCAACGCCAGGCCCGGCAACAGAGTGCGGCGCGGCTGATTGCCGAATTATTGATCGACTGCGCCGCGTGCCGTCGCAGCGTGGTCAGCGAAGCCGAGCAAGAACAGCAGGCCATCAACGAACTGCGCAAAGCGGTTCGACAACGGGAACAACGCTGCGTCGAAGCGCTGCTCAAGCTCTACGCCTTCCGTCCACAGGACGCGGCGGCCAGTGATCTGCCACTGCTCGATGGCCGCTGGGGTGACGACCTGTTCAACCCGGAAACCCTGAAACAACTGGGCGTGCGAGTCGGTGGCGGTATCGCGGCCGGCGCGGCAGCCGGCGCCGGGGTCGACTTGCTGGTGGGCGGCCTGACCCTCGGCGCGGCGGCACTGGCCGGCGCGATTGCCGGCGGCGCCCTGCAAACCGCGCGCAGTTATGGCAGCCGGTTAATGGGCAAGATCAAAGGCCAGCGAGAGCTGACCGTCGATGACGGCGTGCTGCGGCTATTAGCATTGCGTCAGCGGCAACTGCTGCAAGCGCTCAATGCGCGTGGGCATGCGGCGATGGACAGCATTCAGGTGGCCACGCCCCAGGACAAATCCTGGCGCGAAGGCAAACTGCCCGAGGCACTGAACAAGGCGCGGGCGCATCCGCAGTGGTCGCCGCTTAATGCGCATCCGAAGTTGAATCAGGCGCAAAGGCAGGAACAGATCGAAGTGCTGGCGCAGCAGCTCTGA
- a CDS encoding putative 2-aminoethylphosphonate ABC transporter substrate-binding protein: MFKPLALAAAVLTAFSLNAFAAKTELTVYTALEAEQLKTYKQAFEKANPDVEIKWVRDSTGIITAKLLAEKARPQADAVWGLAASSLAILDQQGMLHSYAPKDLGKIGGNYRDAANPPAWVGMDVWAATICFNTVEAEKQGLSKPVSWQDLTKPEYKGKIVMPNPASSGTGFLDVSAWLQTFGEKQGWQYMDDLHQNIGQYVHSGSKPCKLAAAGEFPIGISFEYPAVQLKRQGAPLDIILPKEGLGWEIEATAVIKGTPHEEAAKKLADFSASPAAMELYKENFAVLAQPGIAKPQTELPADYEQRLIKNDFAWASKNRDEILTEWRKRYDGKSEKVAAK, encoded by the coding sequence ATGTTCAAGCCCCTGGCCCTGGCCGCTGCTGTCCTCACCGCTTTCAGCCTGAACGCCTTCGCGGCGAAAACCGAGTTGACGGTGTACACCGCCCTCGAAGCCGAACAACTGAAGACCTACAAGCAAGCCTTCGAAAAGGCCAATCCGGACGTCGAGATCAAGTGGGTGCGCGACTCCACCGGCATCATCACCGCCAAGCTGCTGGCCGAAAAAGCCCGCCCGCAGGCTGACGCGGTGTGGGGCCTGGCGGCTTCAAGCCTGGCGATCCTCGATCAGCAAGGCATGCTGCACAGCTACGCACCAAAGGACCTGGGCAAGATCGGCGGCAACTACCGCGACGCCGCCAACCCGCCGGCCTGGGTCGGCATGGACGTCTGGGCCGCGACCATTTGCTTCAACACTGTCGAAGCCGAGAAACAGGGTTTGAGCAAACCCGTGAGCTGGCAGGACCTGACCAAGCCTGAGTACAAAGGCAAGATCGTCATGCCCAACCCGGCCTCGTCTGGCACCGGTTTCCTCGACGTCAGCGCCTGGCTGCAAACCTTCGGCGAGAAGCAGGGCTGGCAGTACATGGACGACCTGCACCAGAACATTGGCCAGTACGTTCACTCCGGTTCCAAGCCTTGCAAACTGGCGGCTGCGGGTGAATTCCCGATTGGTATTTCCTTTGAATATCCGGCCGTTCAACTGAAACGCCAAGGCGCACCGCTGGACATCATCCTGCCGAAAGAAGGCCTGGGCTGGGAGATCGAAGCCACCGCCGTGATCAAGGGCACACCGCATGAAGAGGCGGCGAAGAAACTGGCTGACTTCTCTGCTAGCCCGGCTGCGATGGAGCTTTATAAAGAGAACTTCGCCGTGCTCGCGCAACCGGGTATTGCCAAACCGCAGACCGAATTGCCGGCGGATTATGAGCAGCGTTTGATCAAAAACGACTTTGCCTGGGCGTCGAAGAATCGCGATGAAATCCTCACCGAGTGGCGCAAGCGCTATGACGGCAAGTCCGAGAAAGTGGCTGCCAAGTAA